The Juglans regia cultivar Chandler chromosome 2, Walnut 2.0, whole genome shotgun sequence genome includes a window with the following:
- the LOC108999091 gene encoding uncharacterized protein LOC108999091 has protein sequence MANVRDTRGCGGRTSSQNPVVEEFVPSSRWREDPRTHSLVVDLPGFKKDELKLQVTGSGDLMISGERKEHEEKIVYFKQTFEVPKNTEMDKTTGKFIGEILYVTVPKKVVEEKRTDEIVEGNASGSQREDGKKSKGNANHLPQGKTGFKNDEVQFQITGSGNLMINGERKVHEDKIVYFEQTFTVPKNMDMDKTTGKFSGEILFVTVPKQVVEEKRNVGFSEEIREYLKNTNSENVVEMLKRNKGIFMTAILAFSLGVLVTRKSESTGN, from the exons ATGGCAAATGTTAGAGATACGAGGGGGTGTGGAGGGAGAACAAGCTCGCAAAACCCAGTAGTTGAAGAATTTGTACCTTCTTCGCGTTGGAGGGAGGACCCAAGAACCCATTCTCTCGTTGTTGATCTGCCTG GTTTCAAGAAGGATGAGCTTAAGCTTCAGGTTACTGGCTCTGGCGACTTGATGATCAGTGGAGAAAGGAAAgaacatgaagaaaaaattgtttattttaagcAAACCTTTGAAGTGCCAAAAAATACGGAAATGGATAAGACCACTGGAAAATTCATTGGTGAGATTCTGTATGTCACTGTCCCAAAGAAAGTGGTAGAAGAAAAGAGAACAGATGAGATTGTAGAAGGAAATGCCAGTGGTTCCCAAAGAGAAGACGGGAAGAAGAGCAAGGGAAATGCCAACCATCTTCCTCAAGGAAAAACTG GTTTCAAGAATGATGAGGTTCAGTTTCAAATTACTGGCTCTGGCAATTTGATGATCAATGGAGAAAGGAAAGTACATGAAGacaaaattgtttattttgagCAAACCTTTACAGTGCCAAAAAATATGGACATGGATAAGACCACTGGAAAATTCAGTGGTGAGATTCTCTTTGTCACTGTTCCAAAGCAAGTGgtagaagaaaagagaaatgtaGGGTTTTCTGAAGAGATCAGGGAGTATTTGAAGAATACAAATTCGGAAAATGTTGTGGAGatgcttaaaagaaataagGGAATTTTTATGACAGCCATCTTGGCATTTTCACTAGGGGTATTGGTAACACGTAAGTCGGAATCAACTGGAAACTGA